A stretch of Deinococcus aquiradiocola DNA encodes these proteins:
- a CDS encoding V-type ATP synthase subunit E, with translation MSLAEILEQEVQGEITAIQQQAAQKAAEIVAQAQERAQSMIESRTRLLASEKAAALTRARSAADLDGNAQQLNAANTLQSRAFVQAEGQLKAIPQHPEYPQILARLIQEAHAALPSADAIEANPAEVDAVRQATQTLGLPLEVRPNSSVATGVRLVGAGGKTSVQNTLIGRLQAGRETLSAQVSRLLNE, from the coding sequence ATGAGCCTTGCAGAGATTCTGGAACAGGAAGTCCAGGGCGAGATCACAGCCATCCAGCAGCAGGCCGCGCAGAAGGCCGCCGAGATCGTCGCCCAGGCGCAGGAACGCGCCCAGAGCATGATCGAGAGCCGCACGCGCCTCCTCGCCAGCGAGAAGGCCGCCGCGCTCACCCGCGCCCGCAGCGCCGCCGACCTCGACGGCAACGCCCAGCAGCTGAACGCCGCCAACACCCTCCAGAGCCGCGCCTTCGTGCAGGCTGAAGGGCAGCTGAAGGCCATCCCGCAGCACCCCGAGTACCCGCAGATCCTGGCCCGACTGATCCAGGAAGCCCACGCCGCGCTGCCCAGCGCCGACGCCATCGAAGCCAACCCGGCCGAAGTGGACGCCGTGCGTCAGGCCACGCAGACCCTGGGCCTGCCCCTCGAGGTCCGCCCCAACAGCAGCGTCGCCACCGGCGTGCGCCTCGTGGGTGCGGGCGGCAAGACCAGCGTTCAGAACACCCTGATCGGCCGACTCCAGGCCGGACGGGAGACCCTGAGCGCCCAGGTGTCACGCCTGCTCAACGAGTAA
- a CDS encoding V-type ATP synthase subunit F: MADHTQKVVVLTDAESATGFRLAGSEVVDTTPEQAVAELERMVTQGNYGLIAIDQSLIADPAKAVERAMRGRDLPILLPIPSLQDAFSSDTVDAKAYMGKLVRDTIGFDIKL, encoded by the coding sequence ATGGCTGACCACACGCAGAAGGTCGTGGTCCTGACCGACGCCGAAAGCGCCACCGGATTCCGGCTGGCCGGCAGCGAAGTCGTGGACACCACGCCCGAACAGGCCGTCGCCGAACTGGAACGCATGGTCACGCAGGGCAACTACGGCCTGATCGCCATCGACCAGTCCCTGATCGCCGACCCGGCCAAGGCCGTCGAACGCGCCATGCGCGGCCGCGACCTGCCGATCCTGCTGCCCATCCCCAGCCTGCAGGACGCGTTCTCCAGCGACACCGTGGACGCCAAGGCGTACATGGGCAAACTGGTCCGCGACACCATCGGCTTCGACATCAAGCTCTAA
- a CDS encoding P-II family nitrogen regulator, which yields MKLITAVVRPERVQQVKEALFQAGISGLTLSRVSGHGGEQEVVEHYRGTRVMVEFHEKVEFKMAVSEPFVEIAVQAILQGARTGEVGDGKIFVQSLDRVIRIRTGEEDNAALTPVTETQLNPQR from the coding sequence ATGAAACTCATCACGGCGGTCGTGCGGCCCGAGCGCGTGCAGCAGGTCAAGGAAGCGCTGTTCCAGGCGGGCATCAGCGGCCTGACCCTCTCGCGCGTCAGTGGTCACGGCGGTGAGCAGGAGGTCGTCGAGCACTACCGCGGCACCCGCGTGATGGTGGAGTTCCACGAGAAGGTCGAGTTCAAGATGGCCGTCTCCGAACCCTTCGTGGAGATCGCCGTGCAGGCCATCTTGCAGGGCGCGCGGACCGGCGAGGTCGGCGACGGCAAGATTTTCGTGCAGTCGCTGGACCGCGTGATCCGCATCCGGACAGGCGAGGAGGACAACGCAGCCCTCACGCCCGTCACCGAGACGCAGCTGAACCCGCAGCGGTGA
- a CDS encoding DUF4126 domain-containing protein: MESFLMPLLSGLGLSGAAGLNAYIPLLLVGLLERAGVTHLAQPFDLLANPWVLLGVAVLGALDFVGDKIPGVDHALHVFGGVVNAGAGALLFASQHGVAGHLDPALAAVLGLVVAGGVQATRTVLRPVSTGATAGLGNPVVSSVEDGSSLLLSVLAVFAPVVAVVLLVLLLVLAWRALASVRRRWA, translated from the coding sequence ATGGAATCCTTCCTGATGCCGCTCCTGTCGGGCCTGGGCCTGTCGGGGGCCGCCGGTCTGAACGCGTACATCCCGCTGCTGCTGGTCGGGCTGCTGGAACGGGCCGGGGTGACGCACCTCGCGCAGCCCTTCGACCTGCTGGCGAACCCGTGGGTGCTGCTGGGCGTGGCAGTGCTGGGCGCGCTGGATTTCGTGGGCGACAAGATTCCCGGCGTGGATCACGCGCTGCACGTGTTCGGCGGTGTGGTCAACGCGGGCGCGGGCGCGCTGCTGTTCGCCAGTCAGCACGGCGTGGCGGGGCACCTGGATCCGGCGCTGGCGGCGGTGCTGGGGCTGGTGGTGGCGGGCGGCGTGCAGGCCACGCGGACGGTGCTGCGGCCCGTCTCGACAGGCGCGACGGCGGGCCTGGGCAACCCGGTCGTGTCGAGCGTCGAGGACGGCAGTTCGCTGCTGCTGAGCGTGCTGGCGGTGTTCGCGCCGGTCGTGGCGGTGGTGCTGCTCGTGCTGCTGCTGGTGCTGGCGTGGCGCGCGCTCGCCAGCGTGAGGCGACGCTGGGCGTGA
- a CDS encoding P-II family nitrogen regulator — protein sequence MKLITAVVRPERVQQVKEALFQAGISGLTLTKVSGHGGEQEVVEHYRGTRVMVEFREKVEFKMAVSEPFVEVAIQAIQKGARTGEVGDGKIFVQTLDRVVRIRTGEMDNAALTPVTQTNTTPVPV from the coding sequence ATGAAACTGATCACGGCAGTCGTGCGACCCGAGCGCGTACAGCAGGTCAAGGAAGCGCTGTTCCAGGCGGGCATCAGCGGCCTGACCCTCACCAAGGTCAGCGGCCACGGCGGCGAGCAGGAAGTCGTCGAGCACTACCGCGGCACCCGCGTGATGGTGGAGTTCCGCGAGAAGGTCGAGTTCAAGATGGCCGTCTCCGAACCGTTCGTGGAGGTCGCCATCCAGGCCATCCAGAAGGGCGCGCGGACCGGCGAGGTCGGCGACGGCAAGATCTTCGTGCAGACGCTCGACCGCGTCGTCCGCATCCGCACCGGCGAGATGGACAACGCCGCGCTCACGCCCGTCACGCAGACCAACACCACGCCCGTCCCGGTCTGA
- a CDS encoding ammonium transporter: MLNLSSVRPQAAHRLLPLAVASLGLASAQAATPKLDTGDTAFMLVSAALVMLMTPGLAFFYGGMVRSKSVLNTMMMSFIALAIVGVLWAVIGYTVAFGAGGNTIVGSLVNLGLKGTTGPNALTGTIPTPVFVAFQAMFAIIAPALISGSVVDRMRFGAFALFVALWSLLIYSPLAHWVWSSDGWLFKKGVLDFAGGTVIHIAAGVSGLVAALVIGPRMPMTRRATLPHNVPFVLLGAALLWFGWFGFNAGSALGANYIAANAFMTTNTATAAALLGWLAWELLRGQKPTAVGAATGAVVGLVAITPACGFVSPMASVVIGLVAASASFWAVQLKTRFRLDDALDVFACHGVAGIVGALLTGVFASKYVNQTIAGGVVDGNWAQLGTQAVGVVVTLLFVGIGSFILLKLIGLVMPLRVTERQETVGIDLVSHEEEGYREAESSLSAPVMLGGD, from the coding sequence ATGCTGAACCTGTCATCCGTCCGCCCCCAGGCTGCCCACCGCCTCCTCCCGCTGGCCGTCGCCAGCCTCGGCCTGGCCTCCGCGCAGGCCGCGACCCCCAAGCTCGACACGGGCGACACGGCCTTCATGCTCGTGTCGGCCGCCCTCGTGATGCTCATGACGCCCGGCCTCGCCTTCTTCTACGGCGGCATGGTGCGCAGCAAGAGCGTCCTGAACACCATGATGATGAGCTTCATCGCGCTCGCCATCGTGGGCGTGCTGTGGGCCGTGATCGGCTACACCGTCGCGTTCGGCGCGGGCGGCAACACCATCGTCGGCAGCCTCGTGAACCTGGGCCTCAAGGGCACCACCGGCCCGAACGCCCTGACCGGCACCATCCCCACCCCGGTCTTCGTGGCGTTCCAGGCGATGTTCGCGATCATCGCGCCCGCCCTCATTTCCGGCTCCGTGGTGGACCGCATGCGCTTCGGCGCGTTCGCGCTGTTCGTGGCGCTCTGGAGCCTGCTGATCTACTCGCCGCTCGCGCACTGGGTGTGGAGCAGTGACGGCTGGCTCTTCAAGAAGGGCGTGCTGGACTTCGCGGGCGGCACCGTCATCCACATCGCGGCGGGCGTGTCGGGCCTCGTGGCGGCCCTCGTGATCGGGCCGCGGATGCCCATGACGCGCCGCGCCACCCTGCCGCACAACGTGCCCTTCGTGCTGCTCGGCGCGGCCCTGCTGTGGTTCGGCTGGTTCGGCTTCAACGCCGGGTCCGCGCTGGGCGCCAACTACATCGCCGCGAACGCCTTCATGACCACCAACACCGCCACCGCCGCCGCGCTGCTCGGCTGGCTCGCGTGGGAACTGCTGCGCGGCCAGAAGCCCACCGCGGTCGGCGCGGCGACCGGCGCGGTCGTGGGCCTCGTCGCCATCACGCCCGCCTGCGGGTTCGTGAGCCCCATGGCGTCCGTCGTGATCGGCCTCGTCGCGGCCAGCGCGAGCTTCTGGGCGGTGCAGCTCAAGACGCGCTTCAGACTGGACGACGCGCTCGACGTGTTCGCCTGCCACGGCGTGGCCGGCATCGTGGGCGCCCTGCTGACCGGCGTGTTCGCCAGCAAGTACGTCAACCAGACCATCGCGGGCGGCGTCGTGGACGGCAACTGGGCGCAGCTCGGCACGCAGGCGGTCGGCGTGGTCGTCACCCTGCTGTTCGTGGGCATCGGCAGCTTCATCCTGCTGAAGCTGATCGGTCTGGTGATGCCGCTGCGCGTCACGGAACGCCAGGAGACGGTCGGCATCGATCTCGTCTCCCACGAGGAAGAAGGTTACCGCGAGGCGGAAAGCAGCCTGAGCGCGCCTGTCATGCTCGGCGGCGACTGA
- a CDS encoding V-type ATP synthase subunit B has translation MTLLQKEYNDVAYISGPLLFVNSASDLAYNAIVNIKDGSGRVRGGQVIEVSDEHAVIQIFEDTRGLDLATASVSLVEDVARLGVSKEMIGRRFDGLGRPIDGLPAVVAEKRLSINGQAMNPASRAKPEEFIQTGISTIDVNTSLIRGQKLPIFSGSGLPHNELAAQIARQAKVPGHEGDFAVVFAAMGLTQREVSFFTQEFERTGALARSVLFLNKADDPTVERILTPRMALTTAEYLAFEHGYHVLVILTDLTNYCEALREIGGAREEIPGRRGFPGYMYTDLASLYERAGVVEGKPGSVTQIPILSMPDDDITHPIPDLTGYITEGQIVVDRGLNAKGIFPPINPLPSLSRLQGNGIGKGKTRADHKNVSDQLFAAYANGLDLRKLVAITGEDALSDTDKLFLRFADDFENYFIGQGGQDRSIDESLTVAWGILSKLPQSQLTRLSKDTIDKYYGTKIDEMWKGNRI, from the coding sequence GTGACCCTGCTGCAGAAGGAATACAACGACGTCGCGTACATCTCCGGGCCGCTGCTGTTCGTCAACAGCGCGTCGGACCTCGCGTACAACGCCATCGTCAACATCAAGGACGGCTCAGGCCGCGTCCGTGGCGGTCAGGTCATCGAAGTCAGCGATGAGCACGCCGTCATCCAGATCTTCGAGGACACCCGTGGCCTCGACCTCGCCACCGCCAGCGTCAGCCTCGTCGAAGACGTCGCCCGCCTCGGCGTCAGCAAGGAAATGATCGGCCGCCGCTTCGACGGCCTGGGCCGCCCCATCGACGGGCTGCCCGCCGTGGTCGCCGAGAAGCGCCTCAGCATCAACGGTCAGGCGATGAACCCCGCCAGCCGCGCGAAGCCCGAGGAGTTCATCCAGACCGGCATCAGCACCATCGACGTCAACACCAGCCTCATCCGCGGCCAGAAGCTCCCGATCTTCTCCGGCTCGGGCCTCCCGCACAACGAGCTCGCCGCGCAGATCGCCCGTCAGGCGAAGGTGCCCGGCCACGAAGGCGATTTCGCCGTCGTGTTCGCCGCGATGGGTCTCACGCAGCGCGAAGTCAGCTTCTTCACGCAGGAGTTTGAACGCACCGGCGCGCTCGCCCGTTCGGTCCTCTTCCTGAACAAGGCCGACGATCCCACCGTGGAACGCATCCTGACGCCCCGCATGGCGCTCACGACCGCCGAGTACCTCGCCTTCGAGCACGGCTACCACGTCCTCGTGATCCTGACCGACCTGACGAACTACTGCGAAGCGCTCCGCGAGATCGGCGGCGCCCGCGAAGAGATCCCCGGACGGCGCGGCTTCCCCGGCTACATGTACACCGACCTCGCGTCCCTCTACGAGCGCGCGGGCGTGGTGGAAGGCAAGCCCGGCTCGGTCACGCAGATCCCGATCCTGTCCATGCCCGACGACGACATCACGCACCCCATCCCCGACCTGACCGGCTACATCACCGAAGGTCAGATCGTGGTGGACCGTGGCCTGAACGCCAAGGGCATCTTCCCGCCCATCAACCCCCTGCCCAGCCTGTCCCGACTCCAGGGCAACGGCATCGGCAAGGGCAAGACGCGCGCCGACCACAAGAACGTCTCGGACCAGCTGTTCGCCGCGTACGCCAACGGCCTCGACCTGCGCAAGCTCGTCGCGATCACCGGTGAAGACGCCCTCAGCGACACCGACAAGCTCTTCCTGCGCTTCGCGGACGACTTCGAGAACTACTTCATCGGGCAGGGTGGCCAGGACCGCAGCATCGACGAGAGCCTCACCGTCGCCTGGGGCATCCTCAGCAAACTCCCCCAGAGCCAGCTGACCCGCCTCAGCAAGGACACCATCGACAAGTACTACGGCACCAAGATCGACGAGATGTGGAAGGGCAACCGCATCTGA
- a CDS encoding V-type ATPase 116kDa subunit family protein: MINQMQQVVVAGRQRDSRAIMQALQTAGVLHIVPVDTSSHASAGAFQTGPLGGAAADERRETERLLARTESSLAQIGVPKDTTRSALLPEDQWAALVESVATPAAALEDREAALRSDLDARRTYGDVVSVLSKLASRLDERPRFAVLSLTTEKPEELQAADAALRAELKDRYALSSAPVRDGLNAVVVAVLAADRERARSALSKARLGELRLPGRFERLPLASVAQEFDRIGSGSDAALNDVQAQKKRLADQHGPALLSVRDALADRVAIDDARAQTARGKYGFVLQGYVPVDRVDGMKAALSPFGNSVLTELSAVDEHHNAGAIPVQLKNNDYTRNFEFMLNISDPPRYGTFDPSWVVAFFFPIFFGFIVADIGFGALFLGVAIYMLGKSRRGESMPVNLLGLTLDPATLYQVGYVLRTMSLWSILFGALTGEFFGNILEKLHVFYVDPGIIKSLWGVTLTGEEHATGIFPILLPRVLPEFSNTLMVICLLIGIVFVLWSWALRLQLSFKHKHMHHFWEALGMLGGLVGLICLAFVSRAGRDFGALGNFSDWRVDLMIVGFVVFVVGLIMSRAVLMLIEILSQGGSIISFTRLFAVGVAAAILANLATDLGWSLGGTLPVIGPILGILVGLLVHTFLFVLTILGHVMQPIRLMWVEYLNPTGFYQENGIRYNPFARVSLRK; the protein is encoded by the coding sequence TTGATCAACCAGATGCAGCAGGTGGTGGTGGCGGGCCGTCAACGCGACAGCCGCGCCATCATGCAAGCCCTTCAGACGGCGGGCGTGCTGCACATCGTTCCGGTCGACACCTCCAGCCACGCCTCCGCCGGCGCGTTCCAGACCGGACCGCTCGGCGGGGCCGCCGCCGACGAACGCCGCGAGACCGAACGTCTCCTGGCGCGCACCGAGAGCAGCCTCGCGCAGATCGGCGTGCCGAAAGACACGACCCGTTCCGCGCTGCTGCCCGAGGACCAGTGGGCCGCGCTCGTCGAGTCGGTCGCCACCCCGGCCGCCGCCCTCGAGGACCGCGAGGCGGCGCTCCGCAGCGACCTGGACGCCCGGCGCACCTATGGTGATGTGGTGTCGGTGCTGTCCAAGCTGGCGTCCCGCCTGGACGAACGCCCCCGCTTCGCGGTGCTGTCCCTGACCACCGAGAAGCCCGAGGAACTCCAGGCGGCCGACGCGGCCCTGCGTGCCGAACTCAAGGACCGTTACGCCCTGAGCAGCGCCCCCGTGCGCGATGGCCTGAACGCCGTGGTGGTGGCCGTGCTGGCCGCCGACCGCGAACGTGCCCGCAGCGCCCTCAGCAAGGCCCGCCTCGGCGAGCTGCGCCTCCCCGGCCGCTTCGAGCGCCTCCCGCTCGCGTCGGTCGCGCAGGAGTTCGACCGGATCGGCAGCGGCAGCGACGCCGCCCTGAACGACGTGCAGGCCCAGAAGAAGCGCCTCGCCGACCAGCACGGCCCCGCCCTGCTGAGCGTGCGTGACGCCCTCGCGGACCGCGTCGCCATCGATGACGCCCGTGCCCAGACGGCGCGCGGCAAGTACGGCTTCGTGCTGCAGGGCTACGTGCCCGTGGACCGCGTGGACGGCATGAAGGCCGCCCTCTCGCCCTTCGGCAACAGCGTCCTCACCGAACTGAGCGCCGTGGACGAGCACCACAATGCGGGCGCCATCCCGGTGCAGCTGAAGAACAACGACTACACCCGGAACTTCGAGTTCATGCTCAACATCTCCGACCCGCCCCGCTACGGGACCTTCGATCCCAGCTGGGTGGTGGCGTTCTTCTTCCCGATCTTCTTCGGCTTCATCGTCGCGGACATCGGCTTCGGCGCGCTGTTCCTCGGCGTCGCCATCTACATGCTCGGCAAGAGCCGGCGCGGCGAGAGCATGCCCGTCAACCTGCTGGGCCTGACGCTCGACCCCGCCACGCTGTACCAGGTGGGATACGTGCTGCGCACCATGAGCCTCTGGAGCATCCTGTTCGGCGCGCTCACCGGTGAGTTCTTCGGGAACATCCTCGAGAAACTGCACGTCTTCTACGTTGACCCCGGCATCATCAAGAGCCTGTGGGGCGTCACCCTGACCGGCGAGGAGCACGCCACCGGGATCTTCCCGATCCTGCTGCCGCGCGTCCTGCCGGAATTCTCCAACACCCTGATGGTCATCTGCCTCCTGATCGGCATCGTGTTCGTGCTGTGGAGCTGGGCGCTGCGCCTGCAGCTGTCCTTCAAGCACAAGCACATGCACCACTTCTGGGAAGCGCTCGGCATGCTGGGCGGCCTGGTGGGCCTCATCTGCCTCGCCTTCGTGTCCCGCGCGGGCCGCGACTTCGGCGCGCTCGGCAACTTCAGCGACTGGCGCGTGGACCTGATGATCGTCGGCTTCGTGGTGTTCGTGGTCGGCCTGATCATGTCCCGCGCGGTCCTGATGCTCATCGAGATCCTCTCGCAGGGCGGCAGCATCATCAGCTTCACGCGTCTCTTCGCGGTCGGCGTGGCCGCCGCGATCCTCGCGAACCTCGCCACGGACCTCGGCTGGAGCCTGGGCGGCACGCTGCCCGTCATCGGCCCGATCCTCGGCATCCTGGTCGGCCTGCTCGTCCACACCTTCCTGTTCGTCCTGACCATCCTCGGTCACGTGATGCAGCCCATCCGACTGATGTGGGTCGAGTACCTCAACCCGACCGGCTTCTACCAGGAGAACGGCATCCGCTACAACCCCTTCGCCCGTGTCAGCCTCCGCAAGTAA
- a CDS encoding V-type ATPase subunit subunit G family protein, with the protein MDASSRVLSELAAREQALDAKIEAARTAAQQQVQAAEAQAAQILKDAEGRIQAMTAAHELEVDGEVQAIRSQAQTQASTQAQATRDRAEGKLQQAIETIMRAVLP; encoded by the coding sequence TTGGACGCTTCAAGTCGAGTCCTGAGTGAACTTGCCGCCCGTGAGCAGGCGCTGGACGCCAAGATCGAGGCCGCCCGCACTGCCGCTCAGCAGCAGGTGCAGGCCGCCGAGGCCCAGGCGGCACAGATTCTGAAGGACGCCGAGGGACGCATTCAGGCCATGACGGCCGCGCACGAACTGGAGGTGGACGGCGAAGTACAGGCCATCCGCAGCCAGGCTCAGACGCAGGCCAGCACGCAGGCGCAGGCCACCCGTGACCGTGCCGAAGGCAAGCTGCAGCAGGCCATCGAAACCATCATGAGGGCGGTGCTGCCTTGA
- a CDS encoding V-type ATP synthase subunit A yields MTQNTQGKAGIVERIAGPAVIARNMYGAKMYDLVRVGQERLVGEIIRLDGDTAFVQVYEDTSGLTVGEPVVSTGLPLSVELGPGMLNGIYDGIQRPLDKIREQSGDFIARGIEVSSLDRTKVWNFTPSVKAGDDVSGSAILGTVPEFSFTHKILTPPDKAGKIKWIVPAGEYNIDQTIAELEDGTQLRLAHYWPVRAARPVSLKKDPSLPFLTGMRILDVLFPLVMGGAAAIPGPFGSGKTVTQQSVAKYGNADIVVYVGCGERGNEMTDVLVEFPELEDPKTGNPLMQRTILIANTSNMPVAAREASVYTGITLAEYFRDQGYSVSLMADSTSRWAEALREISSRLEEMPAEEGYPPYLSARLAAFYERAGAVRTLSGEDGAVSVIGAVSPAGGDMSEPVTQATLRITGAFWRLDAGLARRRHFPAINWNGSYSLFTPILDGWYRKNVASDFPELRQRLQNVLQEEAALQEVVQLVGPDALQDNERLTIEAGRMLRQDFLQQNGFDAVDASASMPKNYGLMKSMLKFYDVAGVALKDGATIDDIIQSPVIEKLSRARYVSETDFPAYNDALLAELDTTFKGVKA; encoded by the coding sequence ATGACTCAGAACACCCAGGGCAAGGCGGGGATCGTCGAGCGCATCGCCGGTCCCGCCGTGATTGCCCGCAACATGTACGGGGCCAAGATGTACGACCTCGTGCGCGTGGGCCAGGAACGCCTCGTCGGCGAGATCATCCGCCTCGACGGCGACACCGCCTTCGTGCAGGTCTACGAGGACACCTCCGGCCTCACGGTCGGCGAGCCGGTCGTCAGCACCGGCCTGCCCCTCAGCGTCGAACTCGGGCCGGGCATGCTGAACGGCATCTACGACGGCATCCAGCGCCCCCTCGACAAGATCCGCGAGCAGTCCGGCGACTTCATCGCGCGCGGCATCGAAGTCTCCAGCCTCGACCGCACCAAGGTCTGGAACTTCACGCCCAGCGTCAAGGCTGGCGACGACGTCAGCGGCAGCGCCATCCTCGGCACCGTGCCGGAGTTCAGCTTCACGCACAAGATCCTCACGCCGCCCGACAAGGCCGGCAAGATCAAGTGGATCGTCCCGGCCGGTGAGTACAACATCGACCAGACGATCGCCGAACTCGAAGACGGCACGCAGCTGCGCCTCGCGCACTACTGGCCCGTCCGCGCGGCCCGCCCCGTCTCCCTGAAGAAGGACCCCTCGCTGCCCTTCCTGACCGGCATGCGCATCCTCGACGTGCTGTTCCCCCTCGTGATGGGCGGAGCGGCCGCCATCCCCGGCCCGTTCGGGTCCGGCAAGACCGTCACGCAGCAGAGCGTGGCGAAGTACGGCAACGCCGACATCGTGGTGTACGTCGGCTGCGGCGAGCGCGGCAACGAGATGACCGACGTGCTCGTGGAGTTCCCGGAACTGGAAGACCCCAAGACCGGCAACCCCCTCATGCAGCGCACCATCCTGATCGCCAACACCAGCAACATGCCGGTGGCGGCCCGCGAAGCCAGCGTGTACACCGGCATCACCCTCGCCGAGTACTTCCGCGACCAGGGCTACAGCGTGTCCCTGATGGCCGACAGCACCAGCCGCTGGGCCGAGGCGCTCCGCGAGATCAGCTCCCGCCTCGAAGAAATGCCCGCAGAAGAAGGCTACCCGCCGTACCTGTCGGCCCGCCTCGCGGCCTTCTACGAGCGTGCCGGAGCGGTCCGCACGTTGAGCGGTGAAGACGGCGCCGTGTCCGTCATCGGCGCGGTCAGCCCCGCCGGCGGCGACATGTCCGAACCCGTCACGCAGGCCACCCTGCGCATCACGGGCGCCTTCTGGCGTCTGGACGCCGGCCTCGCCCGCCGCCGTCACTTCCCCGCCATCAACTGGAACGGCAGCTACAGCCTGTTCACGCCCATCCTCGACGGCTGGTACCGCAAGAACGTCGCCTCCGACTTCCCCGAACTGCGCCAGCGCCTCCAGAACGTCCTCCAGGAAGAGGCCGCCCTGCAGGAAGTCGTGCAGCTCGTCGGTCCCGACGCCCTGCAGGACAACGAACGCCTCACCATCGAGGCGGGACGTATGCTGCGCCAGGACTTCCTGCAGCAGAACGGCTTCGACGCCGTCGACGCCAGCGCCAGCATGCCCAAGAACTACGGCCTCATGAAGAGCATGCTGAAGTTCTACGACGTGGCCGGAGTCGCCCTGAAGGACGGCGCCACCATCGACGACATCATCCAGTCGCCCGTGATCGAGAAACTCTCCCGCGCCCGCTACGTGTCCGAGACCGACTTCCCGGCCTACAACGACGCGCTGCTCGCGGAGCTCGACACCACCTTCAAGGGAGTGAAAGCGTGA
- a CDS encoding V-type ATP synthase subunit K, which translates to MKNITKYLPAAAALATAAVSSDAFAQAATGTTTSDVGLKAIGAGLALGLGAVGTGLAQGPIGAAAAGVTAERPEKFGQMAIWFFIPETLVIFGFVGFFLLK; encoded by the coding sequence ATGAAGAACATCACCAAGTACCTGCCCGCCGCCGCCGCCCTCGCCACCGCCGCCGTCAGCTCCGACGCCTTCGCGCAGGCCGCGACCGGCACCACCACCAGCGACGTGGGCCTCAAGGCCATCGGCGCGGGCCTCGCCCTCGGCCTCGGCGCCGTCGGCACTGGCCTCGCCCAGGGCCCCATCGGTGCGGCCGCCGCGGGCGTCACCGCCGAGCGTCCCGAGAAGTTCGGTCAGATGGCCATCTGGTTCTTCATTCCCGAAACCCTGGTGATCTTCGGCTTCGTCGGCTTCTTCCTCCTCAAGTAA
- a CDS encoding V-type ATPase subunit, with amino-acid sequence MNNPYGYINGRIRMMRVELLESRSLDEVQNAASYSDYLRQLSETSLREDLGEATAQGAGLGQLDEALSRNYLRSVQKLRSIVTGQPAQEVEALLLRYDLQNIKTLVRGILTGRNADDIVGGLIPAGTVPWVTLQGAAQSTDVPSLAQTLSVAGGKLGGVLRTAVSGGANSMLDLEVALDQGYYRTVLAGVRGAAVRRYFTREIDVRNLLIARQMRGTASSNRYFIPGGRDVTEADFLRIAGGDNGTVPDLAPILEAADLGTAEAIARRMLNESARNVAMSDPLGPGVALDYLRRKEQEIARLRLTGRAKYYGLSRDELQKELADG; translated from the coding sequence ATGAACAACCCCTACGGATACATCAACGGACGCATCCGCATGATGCGGGTCGAGCTGCTCGAAAGCCGCTCGCTGGACGAAGTGCAGAACGCGGCCAGCTACAGCGACTACCTGCGTCAGCTGTCCGAGACCAGCCTCCGCGAGGACCTCGGCGAGGCCACCGCGCAGGGCGCGGGCCTCGGCCAGCTCGACGAGGCGCTCAGCCGCAACTACCTGCGCAGCGTCCAGAAGCTCCGCAGCATCGTGACCGGCCAGCCCGCCCAGGAAGTCGAGGCGCTGCTGCTCCGCTACGACCTGCAGAACATCAAGACCCTCGTGCGCGGCATCCTCACCGGACGCAACGCAGACGACATCGTGGGCGGCCTCATCCCGGCCGGCACGGTTCCCTGGGTCACGCTGCAGGGCGCCGCCCAGAGCACCGACGTGCCCTCGCTCGCCCAGACGCTCTCCGTCGCGGGCGGCAAGCTCGGCGGCGTGCTCCGCACTGCCGTCAGCGGCGGCGCGAACAGCATGCTGGACCTAGAAGTCGCGCTCGACCAGGGCTACTACCGTACGGTGCTGGCCGGGGTGCGCGGCGCCGCCGTCCGCCGGTACTTCACCCGCGAGATCGACGTGCGCAACCTGCTGATCGCCCGGCAGATGCGCGGCACCGCCAGCAGCAACCGGTACTTCATTCCCGGTGGCCGCGACGTGACCGAAGCCGACTTCCTGCGTATCGCGGGCGGCGACAACGGCACCGTGCCGGACCTCGCCCCGATCCTCGAAGCGGCGGACCTCGGCACGGCCGAAGCCATCGCCCGCCGGATGCTGAACGAGTCGGCCCGCAACGTCGCCATGAGCGACCCGCTCGGACCGGGCGTCGCCCTCGACTACCTGCGCCGCAAGGAACAGGAAATCGCGCGGCTGCGCCTCACGGGACGCGCCAAGTACTACGGGCTGAGCCGTGACGAACTGCAGAAGGAGCTCGCTGATGGCTGA